A DNA window from Microbacterium sp. CGR2 contains the following coding sequences:
- a CDS encoding carbohydrate ABC transporter permease: protein MASRTVLPLRDRVGSLTSGVLAWLYAAVLIIPFYYFISSSFKSNEEIFESPLALPSSWDFSNFTTAFRQADLGLAIANSVLTTVGALVLTLVLALPASFALARAQGRVGRIIETVFSLGFLIPSFAALFPTFLLAASVGLFHTRTFVVLLLPATALPLSIVILTAFMRTIPRELEEAASMDGATTLQVLRQVYLPICIPGIATVLLLNFLSFWNAYLYPLILIGPDTSQRTIQVALPTLKVDAGTDYGVLMAGTLLTLLPVYLVYTVLQRQMQRALVSGAIKG from the coding sequence ATGGCATCACGCACCGTCCTCCCCCTCCGCGACCGAGTGGGTTCCCTCACCAGCGGCGTGCTCGCATGGCTCTACGCCGCCGTCCTGATCATCCCCTTCTATTACTTCATCTCGTCGTCGTTCAAGTCGAACGAGGAGATCTTCGAGTCGCCGCTCGCCCTTCCCTCCAGCTGGGACTTCTCGAACTTCACCACCGCCTTCCGCCAGGCGGATCTGGGTCTTGCGATCGCGAACTCGGTCCTCACGACCGTCGGCGCGCTGGTCCTCACGCTCGTGCTCGCGCTGCCCGCCTCATTCGCGCTCGCCCGCGCACAGGGTCGCGTCGGCAGGATCATCGAAACCGTCTTCAGCCTCGGCTTCCTGATCCCGTCGTTCGCCGCCCTGTTCCCCACCTTCCTGCTGGCGGCGTCGGTCGGCCTCTTCCACACGCGGACCTTCGTGGTGCTCCTGCTTCCGGCCACCGCACTTCCCCTGTCGATCGTCATCCTCACCGCGTTCATGCGCACGATCCCCCGCGAACTCGAAGAGGCGGCATCGATGGACGGCGCCACGACGCTGCAGGTTCTCCGTCAGGTGTATCTCCCGATCTGCATTCCCGGGATCGCGACGGTGCTGCTGCTGAATTTCCTCTCGTTCTGGAACGCGTATCTCTATCCGCTGATCCTCATCGGCCCGGACACCTCGCAGCGCACCATCCAGGTCGCCCTTCCCACCCTCAAGGTCGACGCGGGAACCGACTACGGCGTGCTGATGGCCGGAACGCTGCTCACACTGCTGCCGGTGTACCTCGTGTACACGGTGCTCCAGCGGCAGATGCAGCGCGCTCTGGTCTCTGGGGCGATCAAGGGATGA
- a CDS encoding glycoside hydrolase family 3 protein — protein MTPSSASLPLRERVGQINQRLKGWETVRWIDGAPRVTDVLRREVDRWGGIGAIYGIQRADPWSQVRWSNGIPPERSAEAYQAVQDCVRTRGAGLPTLFVEEVPHGLMALGGTTLPVNLALGAGMDPHLTEELAAHVAAETRARGAHVALVSGLDMLRDPRWGRAEECFSEDPALAAALVEATVRGMQGSRPDGRIDGDRIAVVAKHLAGQGAGIGGRNGSGAPIGRREFGEIHLRPAFAAARACVAGFMAAYNDVDGIPCTANRDLLTGTLREDWGWQGIVMADGTAVDRLRDSAPDAASAAALAIHAGVDLSLWDEAFTRVEEAVDRGILDEADVTRAADRMLALKARLGLLDPSEATVDTPRSERPETREFLSLVSRAAAQACVLVHDEGALPLPSSAVVAVIGPNADDLDAQLGDYTPPRPDDEPAASTVRFALEVRHGVGNVRYAQGSGHRAALAPDATAEVSEALTGAGAAVVVLGGTSRRSYDDDFADNGAVDGPAPDTTNGEGVDLSALSFPQAQLDLLRAARAAVPRVIAVVIDGRPRPLEELTALCDSLIVSPFPGPAGGAAIVDVIASGIGGGLLPTTHPAGDGVFPVAHDERLETARGYVDARVPVGRLLGAGTPAGVTVTLRPSEPVIAVHALGDGETVTLHADVVNATSSDISLAVPLYGRRHELGIRPRRRTLLTVRRVQVGAGMTAAVPFELGLDELGSWARGRPEATRVEVLAWTASVHDPPAGGVTIRVTDEKGRSGWER, from the coding sequence ATGACGCCGTCGTCCGCGAGCCTGCCGCTGCGCGAGCGGGTCGGTCAGATCAACCAGCGCCTGAAAGGCTGGGAAACGGTTCGATGGATCGACGGCGCGCCCCGTGTCACCGACGTGCTGCGCCGTGAGGTCGACCGCTGGGGCGGCATCGGCGCGATCTACGGCATCCAGCGCGCGGATCCGTGGTCTCAGGTGCGCTGGAGCAACGGCATCCCGCCCGAGCGGAGCGCCGAGGCGTATCAGGCCGTCCAGGACTGCGTCCGCACCCGAGGCGCGGGGCTTCCCACCCTGTTCGTCGAGGAGGTGCCGCACGGCCTCATGGCGCTCGGCGGCACCACCCTCCCGGTGAACCTCGCGCTGGGCGCGGGGATGGATCCCCATCTCACCGAGGAGCTCGCTGCGCACGTCGCTGCCGAGACGCGGGCGCGGGGTGCCCACGTGGCGCTGGTGTCCGGGCTGGACATGCTTCGTGACCCGCGCTGGGGCAGGGCAGAAGAGTGCTTCAGCGAAGATCCTGCACTGGCCGCCGCCCTGGTCGAGGCGACGGTGCGAGGGATGCAGGGCAGCCGACCGGACGGGCGGATCGACGGCGACCGCATCGCCGTCGTCGCAAAACACCTCGCCGGGCAGGGAGCCGGGATCGGCGGGAGGAACGGATCCGGAGCACCGATCGGTCGTCGAGAATTCGGTGAGATCCATCTGCGGCCCGCCTTTGCCGCCGCGCGCGCGTGTGTTGCAGGTTTCATGGCGGCGTACAACGATGTCGACGGCATCCCGTGCACGGCGAACAGAGACCTTCTCACCGGCACGCTCCGCGAGGACTGGGGATGGCAGGGCATCGTCATGGCAGACGGTACGGCCGTCGACCGTCTGCGTGACAGCGCGCCCGACGCGGCGAGCGCTGCCGCACTCGCGATCCACGCGGGTGTCGACCTCAGCCTCTGGGACGAGGCGTTCACACGGGTGGAAGAGGCCGTCGATCGCGGCATCCTCGATGAAGCCGATGTGACCCGCGCAGCGGATCGGATGCTGGCGCTCAAGGCGCGCCTCGGACTGCTCGATCCGTCCGAGGCCACGGTAGACACCCCGAGAAGCGAGCGCCCCGAGACCCGCGAGTTCCTGTCGCTCGTGTCCCGCGCCGCTGCTCAGGCCTGTGTGCTGGTGCACGACGAGGGCGCACTCCCCCTCCCCTCGTCCGCAGTCGTCGCAGTGATCGGACCGAACGCCGACGATCTCGACGCGCAGCTCGGCGACTACACACCACCGCGCCCAGATGATGAGCCGGCTGCCTCCACTGTCCGCTTCGCGCTCGAGGTCCGCCACGGTGTCGGGAATGTGCGGTACGCGCAGGGCTCCGGGCATCGCGCCGCCCTCGCTCCTGATGCGACAGCTGAAGTGAGCGAGGCCCTGACGGGTGCTGGTGCCGCGGTCGTCGTCCTCGGCGGCACGAGCCGGCGCAGCTACGACGATGATTTCGCCGACAACGGCGCGGTCGACGGGCCGGCTCCCGACACCACGAACGGTGAGGGCGTCGATCTCTCCGCGCTGAGCTTTCCCCAGGCGCAACTCGATCTGCTGCGCGCGGCTCGCGCGGCCGTTCCTCGTGTGATCGCGGTGGTGATCGACGGCCGCCCGCGCCCCCTCGAAGAACTGACGGCGCTCTGCGATTCTCTGATCGTGTCGCCCTTTCCGGGACCGGCCGGTGGGGCAGCGATCGTCGACGTGATCGCGTCCGGTATCGGTGGAGGACTCCTGCCGACGACCCACCCGGCCGGCGACGGCGTCTTCCCTGTAGCGCACGACGAGCGTCTGGAGACCGCGCGCGGCTACGTCGACGCGCGCGTTCCAGTCGGTCGACTGTTGGGCGCGGGCACACCCGCGGGGGTCACGGTGACGCTGCGTCCCTCCGAACCGGTGATCGCTGTCCACGCGCTCGGCGACGGCGAAACCGTCACACTCCATGCCGACGTCGTCAACGCGACGTCTTCGGACATCTCGCTCGCCGTGCCGCTGTACGGCAGGCGGCACGAGCTCGGCATCCGTCCACGTCGGCGCACACTGCTGACGGTCCGTCGCGTGCAGGTCGGGGCGGGGATGACCGCAGCGGTTCCCTTCGAGCTCGGCCTCGATGAGCTCGGTTCGTGGGCGCGTGGCCGCCCGGAGGCGACTCGCGTGGAAGTGCTCGCGTGGACGGCATCCGTCCACGATCCGCCGGCGGGCGGGGTGACGATTCGCGTCACGGACGAGAAAGGACGCAGCGGATGGGAGCGCTGA
- a CDS encoding glycoside hydrolase family 125 protein yields the protein MGALTSFEPDTRTRDLLRTAADDVRATCGTRIGGLVEAALLRTLNDTVSVDDDGAVFVITGDIPAMWLRDSTTQFTPYLRFIDRSEQLADLVERVVRRQMAFIAHDSYANAFNDGPTGAHYDPDDVCDDPAVWEQKYEIDSLCYPISLAHALWSRAGRSAFLIEDGTPRVLRAIVDQLRAEQHHDTSPYRFERATAIPTETLPREGRGSALADTGMTWSGFRPSDDACTYGYNIPANLFAAQALLSIAEIASEVLRDVTLADDAGRLSQELVTGVREHGVVDGPDGSPIYAYEVDGLGGVLIMDDANTPSLLSLPLVAPDVLDRGIWEATREVILSPVNPYWFSGAALRGVGSPHTRDRRVWPIALAVEGLVGSPADRTRLLGMIADTDAGTGHVHESIDVDDPTSYSRAWFSWAESMFCELALALVEDQRC from the coding sequence ATGGGAGCGCTGACCTCGTTCGAACCTGACACTCGCACCCGTGACCTTCTCCGCACCGCTGCCGACGACGTCCGTGCGACGTGTGGCACGCGGATCGGCGGCTTGGTGGAAGCCGCCTTGCTGCGCACGCTGAACGACACCGTCAGCGTCGACGATGACGGGGCGGTGTTCGTGATCACCGGTGACATCCCGGCGATGTGGCTGAGGGATTCGACGACACAGTTCACCCCCTACCTGCGGTTCATCGACCGCAGCGAACAGCTGGCCGATCTCGTGGAACGCGTCGTCCGTCGTCAGATGGCATTCATCGCGCACGACTCCTACGCCAACGCGTTCAACGACGGCCCCACCGGGGCGCACTACGACCCAGACGACGTCTGCGACGATCCCGCCGTCTGGGAGCAGAAGTACGAGATCGACAGCCTCTGCTATCCCATCAGTCTCGCTCACGCTCTCTGGAGCCGCGCCGGCCGCAGCGCATTCCTCATCGAGGACGGTACACCCCGGGTTCTCCGTGCGATCGTCGATCAACTCCGCGCCGAACAGCATCACGACACGTCGCCGTACCGATTCGAACGTGCCACAGCGATTCCCACGGAGACCCTGCCCCGAGAGGGAAGAGGATCGGCACTCGCCGACACGGGAATGACGTGGAGCGGCTTCCGTCCCTCCGACGACGCCTGCACCTACGGCTACAACATCCCTGCGAACCTCTTCGCGGCCCAGGCGCTGCTCTCGATCGCGGAGATCGCGTCCGAGGTCCTGCGCGATGTCACGTTGGCTGACGACGCCGGCCGGCTCTCGCAGGAACTGGTCACCGGCGTGCGCGAGCATGGTGTGGTCGACGGTCCCGACGGGTCGCCGATCTACGCCTACGAGGTCGATGGCCTCGGGGGCGTGCTCATCATGGACGACGCCAACACCCCGTCGCTGCTGTCGCTCCCCCTCGTCGCACCCGACGTGCTCGATCGCGGCATCTGGGAGGCCACCCGCGAGGTCATCCTGAGCCCCGTGAACCCGTACTGGTTCTCCGGTGCTGCGCTGCGCGGCGTCGGCAGCCCGCACACTCGAGATCGCCGCGTCTGGCCCATCGCGCTGGCCGTCGAGGGTCTCGTGGGGTCACCCGCAGACCGGACCCGGTTGCTGGGAATGATCGCGGACACCGATGCCGGCACAGGGCACGTCCACGAGAGCATCGACGTCGACGATCCGACCAGCTACTCGCGCGCTTGGTTCTCGTGGGCGGAGTCGATGTTCTGTGAACTGGCGCTCGCGCTGGTCGAAGACCAACGCTGCTGA
- a CDS encoding spermidine synthase gives MPRNRRVFSLLLDNRKAKLVQSRRRPGRYQLSVDGIPQSVVSMTDPTVLEYAYTQHIARAMDAADEPGAPLFTVHLGAGALTLARYVEATRAGSPQVVVEFEPALYAAVVAALPLPPGADLRVIFGDARAVADAELPDEKRSSVPLHPSPALDAAATARTAVDTDWVDARFTVVDLWDAAVIRHRVASQEFYRRVAARSAAEGVVAVNLLDGHPFEYSRRQAATLSTVFAHVAVVLDAEPNDDEGPLGNVVIFASDEPLDVVTNPDLLGTPRPHTLHDGALTSWIAEARIMTDADGTDSPDPDDPLWG, from the coding sequence GTGCCAAGAAATCGCCGGGTGTTCTCGCTCCTGCTCGACAATCGCAAGGCAAAGCTGGTGCAGTCGAGAAGGCGGCCCGGTCGCTACCAACTCAGCGTCGATGGAATTCCGCAGTCCGTCGTCTCGATGACTGATCCCACCGTGCTCGAGTACGCGTACACCCAGCACATCGCCAGAGCAATGGACGCCGCGGATGAGCCCGGTGCACCGCTGTTCACCGTGCATCTGGGAGCCGGAGCACTCACGCTGGCCCGCTACGTCGAGGCCACGCGTGCCGGATCACCTCAGGTCGTGGTCGAGTTTGAGCCCGCTCTCTATGCAGCAGTGGTCGCCGCGCTGCCCCTGCCGCCCGGCGCTGATCTGCGAGTCATCTTCGGCGATGCGCGAGCAGTCGCAGACGCAGAGCTTCCGGATGAGAAGCGATCGTCCGTGCCGTTGCACCCTTCCCCCGCGCTCGACGCCGCAGCGACTGCTCGCACCGCGGTCGACACCGATTGGGTGGATGCGCGCTTCACCGTCGTCGATCTCTGGGATGCCGCCGTCATCCGACATCGTGTGGCCAGCCAGGAGTTCTACCGCCGGGTCGCCGCGCGCTCCGCAGCGGAGGGAGTCGTGGCAGTGAACCTGCTCGATGGGCATCCGTTCGAGTATTCACGGCGACAGGCAGCCACGCTGAGCACCGTGTTCGCTCACGTTGCCGTCGTTCTCGACGCGGAACCGAACGATGACGAAGGGCCACTCGGCAACGTCGTCATCTTCGCGAGCGATGAGCCGCTGGACGTCGTGACGAACCCCGATCTGCTCGGCACACCGCGACCCCACACGCTCCACGACGGTGCGCTGACATCGTGGATCGCGGAAGCGCGCATCATGACCGACGCCGACGGCACAGACTCCCCCGACCCCGACGACCCGCTCTGGGGCTAG
- a CDS encoding HNH endonuclease signature motif containing protein, with protein MTTLMSDDADSAGGATFSFGTRGEYGTPGGCGTCGGFGTRDGCPPPPPELDGRVPIDTETARFLAGSASGWDRVLTHPITGGLLAVDRYRPSKHLRRRLRARDQRCRFPGCGIAARKCDLDHNDAASTGGATKHSNLADFCRRHHVLKHRTPWHVAQQSGGILEWTSPTGRVYDDRPPAQNTVCFTEAGRARAPF; from the coding sequence GTGACCACGCTCATGAGCGACGATGCCGATTCGGCGGGTGGCGCGACGTTCAGCTTCGGCACACGGGGTGAATACGGTACGCCAGGCGGATGCGGCACCTGTGGCGGATTCGGCACCCGAGATGGCTGTCCGCCGCCTCCCCCCGAGCTCGACGGGAGGGTCCCGATCGACACGGAGACCGCCCGGTTCCTCGCCGGCTCCGCATCGGGATGGGATCGCGTCCTCACGCATCCGATCACCGGAGGTCTCCTCGCCGTCGACCGCTACCGGCCGAGCAAACACCTCAGACGTCGCCTCAGAGCGAGAGACCAACGCTGCCGATTCCCTGGCTGCGGGATCGCGGCGCGGAAATGCGACCTCGACCACAATGACGCCGCCTCAACCGGTGGCGCGACGAAACACTCCAATCTGGCCGACTTCTGCCGACGGCACCACGTCCTCAAGCACCGGACCCCGTGGCATGTCGCACAGCAATCCGGCGGCATCCTCGAATGGACCAGTCCGACCGGCCGGGTCTACGACGACCGACCGCCGGCCCAGAACACGGTGTGCTTCACTGAGGCAGGCAGAGCGCGCGCCCCGTTCTGA
- a CDS encoding sugar-binding protein, which translates to MKKILLSTTALVVAGAFALTGCSSERGGDTGSDSGEEAAAGFEAGSTIGVALPDKTSENWVLAGQLFTDGLEEAGFKADVQYAPASNTVAEQQNQIQAMVTGGAKVIIIGAKDGKQLATQVEAAMDAGVTVIAYDRLIENTEAVDYYVAFDNFKVGQLQGQALLDGLVERAGHEAPYNVELFSGSPDDANSAVFFGGAMDVLQPAIDDGTLNVVSGQTEIAQTATEGWKPENAQRRMDSLLTSTYSSETLDGVLSPNDTLARAIITSVQGAGKDVPVVTGQDSEVESVKSIMEGIQYSTINKDTTLLVEQTIKMVGQLQKGEEVDVNDEEQYDNGVKVVPAYLLEPLIVTQENAAEAYENVPSLLEIVKSYE; encoded by the coding sequence ATGAAGAAGATTCTTCTGTCGACGACAGCGCTTGTCGTCGCGGGCGCCTTCGCCCTCACCGGCTGCTCTTCGGAGCGCGGCGGTGACACCGGTTCGGACTCGGGCGAAGAGGCCGCAGCCGGCTTCGAAGCCGGCTCCACGATCGGTGTCGCGCTTCCGGACAAGACCAGCGAGAACTGGGTTCTCGCCGGTCAGCTGTTCACTGACGGTCTCGAAGAGGCCGGATTCAAGGCAGACGTGCAGTACGCGCCGGCCAGCAACACGGTCGCCGAGCAGCAGAACCAGATCCAGGCAATGGTCACCGGTGGTGCGAAGGTCATCATCATCGGCGCGAAGGACGGCAAGCAGCTCGCGACTCAGGTCGAGGCTGCCATGGACGCCGGCGTCACCGTCATCGCGTACGACCGTCTGATCGAGAACACCGAAGCCGTCGACTACTACGTCGCCTTCGACAACTTCAAGGTCGGCCAGCTTCAGGGTCAGGCTCTGCTCGACGGTCTCGTCGAGCGCGCAGGCCACGAGGCGCCGTACAACGTCGAGCTGTTCTCGGGTTCGCCTGATGACGCGAACTCCGCCGTGTTCTTCGGTGGAGCGATGGATGTGCTGCAGCCGGCGATCGACGACGGCACGCTGAACGTCGTCTCGGGTCAGACCGAGATCGCCCAGACGGCGACCGAGGGCTGGAAGCCGGAGAACGCGCAGCGCCGTATGGACTCGCTGCTCACCTCGACCTACAGCTCTGAGACGCTGGACGGCGTGCTGTCCCCGAACGACACGCTCGCGCGCGCCATCATCACCTCGGTGCAGGGCGCCGGCAAGGACGTCCCGGTCGTCACCGGTCAGGACTCCGAGGTCGAGTCGGTGAAGTCGATCATGGAGGGCATCCAGTACTCCACGATCAACAAGGACACCACGCTCCTGGTCGAGCAGACCATCAAGATGGTCGGCCAGCTCCAGAAGGGCGAGGAAGTCGACGTCAACGACGAAGAGCAGTACGACAACGGCGTGAAGGTCGTTCCGGCGTACCTGCTCGAGCCGCTGATCGTCACGCAGGAGAACGCGGCCGAGGCGTACGAGAACGTCCCGAGCCTCCTCGAGATCGTGAAGTCGTACGAGTAA
- the mmsB gene encoding multiple monosaccharide ABC transporter permease, translating into MTTESTPAKSGFHFRDITKMFGGGQSTLRQFGILGSLVVILVVFQLLTWIFKGQGLTLSSGNLINVVNQYSYILILAIGMVMVIIMGHIDLSVGSVAAFTGIVVAKAMADWNLPWPLGVLLGLGVGVLVGAWQGFWVAYVGVPAFIVTLAGMLFFRGANQWVGDSQSIPIPEGFRVIGAGYLPEIALPLPFNIPTMLLALAGVAWIVFWEIRTRRIQHKMHSDVAPLWVSVTKVVLISVVILVAGWLFATGRPGTSFPISGVILLALVILYTFITNNTVFGRHIYAVGGNRQAARLSGVKDRWVDFFVMMNMSVLASLAGMIYVARATASGPQDGNGWELDAIASVFIGGAAVSGGIGTVIGSIIGGLVMAFLNNGLALLGAGADVVSMIKGLVLLFAVGVDVWNKQQGRPSLIGFMTRRFGRKEDPALQTFEPNKTYQAPPVDKTSGK; encoded by the coding sequence ATGACCACCGAATCCACCCCCGCGAAGAGCGGATTCCACTTCCGCGACATCACCAAGATGTTCGGCGGCGGGCAGTCGACGCTCCGCCAGTTCGGCATCCTCGGCAGCCTCGTCGTCATCCTGGTCGTCTTCCAGCTGCTGACCTGGATCTTCAAGGGACAGGGCCTGACGCTGTCGTCGGGCAACCTGATCAACGTCGTCAACCAGTACTCCTACATCCTGATCCTGGCGATCGGCATGGTGATGGTCATCATCATGGGCCACATCGACCTGTCGGTCGGATCGGTCGCCGCGTTCACCGGCATCGTGGTCGCCAAGGCCATGGCTGACTGGAACCTCCCTTGGCCGCTGGGCGTTCTCCTCGGACTCGGCGTCGGTGTCCTCGTCGGAGCATGGCAAGGATTCTGGGTCGCCTATGTCGGAGTGCCGGCGTTCATCGTGACGCTCGCGGGCATGCTGTTCTTCCGCGGCGCGAACCAGTGGGTCGGCGACTCGCAGTCGATTCCGATCCCTGAAGGATTCCGGGTCATCGGTGCGGGCTACCTGCCGGAGATCGCCCTGCCGCTGCCGTTCAACATCCCGACCATGCTGCTGGCTCTCGCCGGTGTCGCGTGGATCGTCTTCTGGGAGATCCGCACGCGCCGCATCCAGCACAAGATGCACTCCGATGTCGCGCCGCTGTGGGTGAGCGTCACCAAGGTCGTCCTCATCTCGGTCGTCATCCTCGTCGCCGGATGGCTCTTCGCGACCGGTCGCCCGGGCACCAGCTTCCCGATCTCGGGTGTCATCCTGCTGGCCCTCGTCATCCTCTACACGTTCATCACCAACAACACGGTCTTCGGCCGCCACATCTACGCTGTCGGCGGCAACCGCCAGGCTGCACGTCTGTCCGGCGTGAAGGATCGCTGGGTCGACTTCTTCGTGATGATGAACATGTCCGTCCTCGCGTCGCTTGCCGGCATGATCTACGTCGCCAGGGCGACGGCATCCGGACCTCAGGACGGCAACGGCTGGGAGCTCGACGCGATCGCCTCGGTGTTCATCGGTGGTGCCGCCGTCTCCGGTGGAATCGGAACGGTGATCGGGTCGATCATCGGTGGCCTCGTCATGGCGTTCCTCAACAACGGCCTCGCCCTGCTGGGTGCCGGTGCCGATGTGGTGTCGATGATCAAGGGCCTCGTGCTGCTCTTCGCCGTCGGCGTCGACGTGTGGAACAAGCAGCAGGGTCGTCCCTCGCTCATCGGCTTCATGACGCGCCGCTTCGGCCGCAAGGAGGACCCTGCGCTGCAGACCTTCGAACCCAACAAGACCTACCAAGCCCCACCCGTCGACAAGACGAGCGGAAAGTAG
- the mmsA gene encoding multiple monosaccharide ABC transporter ATP-binding protein produces the protein MPTVSGPILEMQNITKEFPGVKALADVSITVRPGEIHAICGENGAGKSTLMKVLSGVYPYGTYEGEIRLYGEEQRFRDIAASEQAGIVIIHQELALIPELSVTENIFLGNEIARFGSIDWQAQKQRTIELLARVGLNEDPDAQIKTLGVGKQQLIEIAKALNKDVKLLILDEPTAALNENDSQHLLDLILGLKAKGIASIIISHKLNEIEQIADEITIIRDGRTVETLDISRGEINEDRIIRGMVGRSLESRYPDRTPEIGEVFFEVKDWWVQHPTVSERMVVKGSSINVRRGEVVGIAGLMGAGRTEFAMSMFGRSYGNFLSGTMVKDGQEVALTDVASAIKHGLAYVSEDRKVLGLNLLDTIKRSVVAAKLSKIARHGVVDDRAEFKVAEQYRKALRIKTPSVEEGVGKLSGGNQQKVVLAKWMFTDPDLLILDEPTRGIDVGAKYEIYAIINELAAQGKGVVVISSELPELLGISDRIYTVFEGRVTDCIPADQATPEALMRSMTSATQKASA, from the coding sequence ATGCCGACCGTGTCTGGCCCCATCCTGGAGATGCAGAACATCACCAAGGAGTTCCCGGGAGTCAAGGCGCTCGCCGACGTCTCGATCACCGTCCGGCCCGGCGAGATCCACGCGATCTGCGGCGAGAACGGTGCCGGCAAATCCACCCTGATGAAGGTTCTCTCCGGGGTGTACCCGTACGGGACCTACGAGGGGGAGATCCGCCTCTACGGTGAAGAGCAGCGCTTCCGGGACATCGCAGCCAGCGAGCAGGCCGGCATCGTGATCATCCACCAGGAGCTCGCACTCATCCCCGAGCTGTCGGTGACGGAGAACATCTTCCTCGGCAACGAGATCGCACGGTTCGGCAGCATCGACTGGCAGGCGCAGAAGCAGCGCACGATTGAACTGCTCGCACGCGTCGGGCTGAACGAAGACCCTGACGCCCAGATCAAGACCCTGGGTGTGGGCAAGCAGCAGCTCATCGAGATCGCCAAGGCGCTGAACAAAGACGTCAAGCTGCTGATTCTGGACGAGCCGACGGCCGCTCTCAACGAGAACGACTCGCAGCACCTTCTCGACCTGATTCTCGGGCTCAAGGCCAAGGGGATCGCGTCGATCATCATCAGCCACAAGCTCAACGAGATCGAGCAGATCGCCGATGAGATCACGATCATCCGTGACGGCCGCACGGTCGAGACGCTCGACATCTCGCGTGGCGAGATCAACGAAGACCGCATCATCCGCGGGATGGTGGGCCGCTCGCTCGAGAGCCGTTACCCGGATCGCACGCCCGAGATCGGCGAGGTGTTCTTCGAGGTGAAGGACTGGTGGGTTCAGCATCCCACCGTCTCCGAGCGCATGGTCGTCAAGGGCTCGAGCATCAATGTGCGCCGCGGCGAGGTCGTCGGCATCGCCGGGCTCATGGGCGCCGGACGCACCGAATTCGCGATGAGCATGTTCGGCCGGTCGTACGGCAACTTCCTCTCCGGAACGATGGTGAAGGACGGCCAGGAGGTCGCCCTGACCGACGTCGCGTCAGCCATCAAGCACGGTCTGGCCTACGTGAGCGAAGACCGCAAGGTGCTGGGACTGAACCTCCTCGACACCATCAAGCGCTCGGTCGTCGCGGCGAAGCTCTCGAAGATCGCCCGCCACGGTGTCGTCGACGATCGCGCGGAGTTCAAGGTCGCCGAGCAGTACCGCAAGGCCCTGCGCATCAAGACCCCCTCGGTGGAGGAAGGCGTCGGCAAGCTCTCCGGCGGCAACCAGCAGAAGGTCGTGCTGGCGAAGTGGATGTTCACCGATCCCGACCTTCTGATCCTGGACGAGCCCACGCGTGGCATCGACGTCGGGGCGAAGTACGAGATCTACGCGATCATCAACGAGCTCGCCGCCCAGGGCAAGGGCGTCGTCGTCATCTCCAGCGAACTTCCCGAACTCCTCGGAATCTCCGACCGCATCTACACCGTCTTCGAAGGTCGGGTCACCGACTGCATCCCGGCCGATCAGGCGACACCCGAGGCCCTCATGCGCAGCATGACGTCCGCGACCCAGAAAGCATCCGCATGA